From the Dethiosulfovibrio russensis genome, the window TTCAGCTTCTTTCTTGTATAGATTTTACACAGGTGGATCATCAGGAAAAAAACGAGCAATTCCAGGGGCTGAAAGCTGATGGAGCCTATCTTGATCCATCTTGAAGCACCGCCTCCGCCGGTTCCTATGCCTGGGATCAATGTCAGCCAGGTAAGAATCCAGGATGATAACAGAAAGAGCCCGCTTCGATTCCACCAGAAATCCAATGGCAAGGCGCTAGATATCAACATACAAATCAAGGCCACCGCTAACCACTGAGTCTGTCTTTGTCCTAACACGAACGATACGGAACCGTTACCTAGCCTAACCGTGGTCAAGGAAAGTATTACCACTATTCCGAGAGCGGAAAGGATAAGGGGCACGATCCATACGACAGGGTCCCTTCCCGACCTCACGACTCGACGTCTGTCCCCTCTATCGCTTTCGCCAACCCACTGAAATGGTCGCCTCTCTCCTTGTAGCTTCCATACATATCCCAGCTAGTACAGGCAGGGGATAGCAGCACAGTGTCCCCTCTTTTGGCCCTTCCGGACGCTTCGATAACGGCCTCTTCCATGGACTGAACTATCTCCCAGTCGTTTACATTTTGTTCTTTCAGGGCCTCGGCTATGGCAAAACGCTCTTCTCCCAGTAATATGGCATATCTACAGTTATCCTTCACCGCTAGGGCCAAATCGCGGTAACTTTCTCCCTTACCCTTTCCTCCCAGGATAACGACCTTTCCGCCAGGAATTGACCTAAGAGCTGTGCAGGTGGAGGCAACGTTGGTTCCCTTGGAGTCATCAACGTAGGATATTCCGTTCTTCTCCACTATGAACTGACATCTATGGGGTGGTGCTTTATAGGAGGCTAGCCCTATGGACCAATCCGTTTCCTTGCAAGAGGTCAATATACAGGCGGTTGCAGCCATGGCGGCGTTCTCTATGTTGTGTCCTCCCAGCAGAGGAACCTGCCCCGACTTGAAAAGATCGTGGCGAATTCCCTCTATGACGGCGGTCGCCTTTTCATCGCCTATATATATACCGTCCTTCTTTAAATCGTTCTCAAATGTCAAGCCTATGGTCCTTGGATCGCCCTGCCCACCTAGGAGGGAACGATCCCTTTCCTGAACGATGGACCACCCTGTATCCCTTCTGTGGGAGATGGCTTTTTTCTTGGCTGAAATATAGTTTTCGTAGGACCTATGCCAATCGATATGGTCCGGTGCGATGTTGGTGACTACAGAGATATCGAACTCGGCCTTCTCGGTCCAGTGGAGTTGAAAACTGCTCAGCTCTATCACGAAAACGCCTCTTCTTTTACATGCGAAATCACCTAAAGGCGAACCTATGTTTCCCAATGTCAGGGCGTCGACACCGGAGACTTTAAGCAAATGAGCTATCAGAGAAGTTGTGGTGGTCTTTCCGTTAGTACCCGTTACGGCGATAACCTTCCCGTCCAGGTTGGGCAACACGAAATCGACCTCGCCCATCACCTCGATTCCGGCATCCCTTGCTTCCAGAAGCAAGGGAGCCGTAGGGGAAACTCCAGAACTAACCAGCATGAGGTCACACTCCAAGGCCTTGGAGGAATGACCTCCTATCTCGAAGTCGACTCCCATATCCTTTAGGCCAAGCCGTCTCTCCTCCGGTATATCGGCTTTGCTTTCGGTTACAAAGACCGAGGCTCCCGACCTGACCGCACAGGAGGCCAAAGCCTCGCCGCTGATACCGGCTCCCAATACGGTAATTTTTTTACCGAATAAATCTTTCACTACGACTGCCACCTCTCGTTAAAAGTGAAGTCCAAGGCCCATTCCAAACAGAAAAAGGGTTACGATACCGACCAAATGCACAATCCAGAACCTCAGAACTATCTGAACCTCGCTCCATCCGGATAGTTCGAAATGATGATGGATAGGGCTCATTTTGAACACCTTTTTGGAGAAAACCCTTATGGCTACTATTTGAATCGCCACGGATAATATCTCGACACCGAAAAGAGCCCCAGCAGGGACGACATACAGCAGCCCTCCCCCGCAGACCGATATGGAGACTAAAAGCCCTCCGAGAAAATGAGAACCACAATCTCCCATGAATATCCTGGCGGGGAAGGAATTGTACCACAGAAAACCGAGCGTCATGGCTAACCCCGCTGCCACCCCGCTTATTCCGGCTGATGCTACTGTACAGATGAATATCAACGAGATCGACGAGGCTCCCGCGGCGAGTCCATCCAATCCGTCTGTAACATTGACCCCGTTGAGCATGGACACGACGAGAAAAGAACATATGAGAACCGACAGCATCGGAGACAGATAAACTCCGGGCAAAACGGCAATTCCTAAATATCTTTGGACTACCACGGACCATATCAGGGATATCAATACCTGAGCTGAAAGTTTCTGCAGGCTGGATAGTCCTTCACTGGAGGATCTCGAGTATTTCAGTATATCGTCCCATAGACCGATTCCGCCCGACGCCAGAGGCAAGGACCATAAAAGGATTTGAAATATTAAAGAACCATCTCCTAAAGCCCAGCCTATCAAAATGGACGGTAGCGCCGTTATCATGAAAACCGCCCCTCCGAGGGACGGTGTCTTGCTTTTTTCTTCTCCCCTCGCCGGTCCGTAGCTCTTCTGAGCCAACTTAAAATCACGACGTTTCAGCCATACTATCCATCTAGACTGAGCTAGAATGGAGAAAAAAAACAGGACCAACCCCCATATCAAAAGACCTATCGTCATGGAAAGATCTCCATCAGACGTTCTAGCCCGTTGGATCTGGATCCCTTTATGGCGACGAAATATCCCTCCGACAGAAAACCCTTTAAATCGGAAGACAACGATTCGATATCCTCGTACACCTTTATCGATGGCTTTAGCCGGGCCCAAATAGGCCCTAAAAGCAAGACCCTTCCCAATGGCAGAGCTTTTTTAAGGATATCCTCATGGAAAGACAGGGCCCCTTTTCCAAGTTCTCCCATCTCTCCTAGAACGAGGATCCTTTTTTCCCTGGGGAAGGGACTCTGTGCCACCAGATCTAGCATGGCTTCCATGGACTTTGGGTTGGCGTTGTAGCTTTCATCCAAAACCCAAACCCCACCTCTATCTTTCAAGACCCCTCTTCCATGGTAGGGCTTTATCGATGACAACCTGATAGAGGCTTCCTCCGGCGATATTCCCGATTCCACCGCGGTAGCCCATGCCATGCCCAGTAGGCTTGCGTTATGTATCCCGGCGACATTTGCCTTGATTCCGTAAAAGCTCCGATCTAGGTCTCTCCCGATACTCATAGAAAGAACAGGCCGTTCCTTCCAGTCGAGCCGTATATCCCTTAAAACATAGTTTCCGGAAGACCCTACCGATAAGGCTTGCCAATTCTCACATAAGGATCTCTTCTCCACAGCGGAGGACAATATAGAGTTGTCACCGTTGAAGATGACTTTCCTTAACTTCTTGGACTCGAGTATTTCAAGCTTTGCCTCTAGCACTCCTTCCAGGGTGCCTAGCCCCTCCAGGTGAGCCGGGACTACCTCGGTTATAACAGCCGTATCTACAGGATATAGATCGACCATCTCGGAGATCTCCCCTGGATGGTTGGTCCCCATCTCCAAGACTAGGACAGATGTATTCTCCGGCATCTCCGCTGCGGTAAGAGCACAACCGATTCTCGTATTGTGGCTGCTTCTGGCCCTGTAGACTCCTGACGAAGTCCCTCCCAAAGCGAGAAATATCATCTCTCTGGTGGACGTCTTACCTACGCTTCCGGTTACGGCTATAACGTTTTTCAGGTCTTTGAGCCGATGCTGGGCTATTCTTATCAGTCCTTGCTCTGGGTCATCCACCTCTATCACTCGAAATCCCAGGGGGAGATCCTTTATTTTCTCCCTCCAAGAGGGACTCACCAGAGCGCAATGAGCTCCCCGGGAAACTGCGTTCAGGATGAAATCATGGCCATCCACGTTATTACCCGGCAAAGCCACGAATAGATCTCCCTCTTCTATCTTTCGACTGTCCACTCGGATAAGGCCGGAAAATTCGCCGTCGTCACCCTTGAGAGTTCCCTCCGCCAACGAGGCATATTTAGACCATGATTGGCTTTTTTGGCTCATTTCCATGGGATCCCTCGATCTTTCCCCCAGCTTCGTACCGACTCGGAGTCGCTATAGGGGGTCTTTTTCCCCTTTATCAGAATATATTTTTCCGGTCCCTTGCCTGAGATTACCACCAAATCTCCCTCTTTAGACATATCCAGGGCCTTGTAGATAGCGTCTTTTCTATCGATTACGACATCGTAGCTATTGCCCTCTACCTTACGGACGCCTTCCAATATGTCCCCGACGATCGACAGCGGATCCTCTCCTCTGGGGTTATCCATGGTCAGCACCAGATGGTCCGCCTTTTGCGCCGCTATCTCGCCCATCGCCCAACGATTTCCTCTGAATCTCTCTCCACCTAAACCGAACACCCCGATAAGACGCCCTTTACATATTTCCCTGGCGGCTGAGAGAAGATTGCTCAATGCATCTGGTGTATGAGCGTAATCCACGATGGCACAGCCTTTCTTTTCGAAAATGTAACGTTCCATTCTGCCCGGCACCTGAGGCATGTTTTCGAGGCCGTGCTGGATCTCATCATATGAAAAACCCATAGAATAGCAGGCAGCGGCTGCTGCTAAGGCGTTGCTGACGTTATACCCCCCTATCAAGGGCAGACGCACCCGATTGGTCCGTCCCTCTATGGTGAGGTCGAAGAGAACCCCCCCTACGTCCAGAGCTATATCGGACCCCGTAACCGTAGCCGAGCTAGACTTGGAGGAATAGGTTACGACATCGGATCCGGCGCATTCTCTCAACAATCTTTTCCCATAGGGGTCGTCCAAGTTAAAAATTTTTTTGCAATCGGGTTTCATGTATCGTGTGAAAAGCGACTTTTTAGCCTCGAAATAGCGCTCCATATCTCCGTGAAAGTCGAGATGTTCAGGAGTTAGATTTGTAAAGACCGCCACGTCGAATAGACATCCCGACAACCGTCCCTGGACAAGACCATGAGAGGATGTCTCCATGATGCAACCGTTACAGCAGGACCGGACCATCTCGGATAGGAAAGACTGTATCTCCGATCCCTCCGGGGTAGTCCTATCGGCCTCGATTTCCTTGTTCCCGTCGTCATAGGTGATTGTCCCCAGCAAACCGACCTTGCCTCTTCCTCTCATGATGGACCGAATCATATAGGTGGTCGTGCTTTTACCGTTGGTTCCGGTAACTCCGATCATCGAGAGAGATTCCGAAGGATGGTCGTGAAAAGAAGAGGCTATCGCTCCTAAGGCGCTTCTGGCATCTGGGGTCAAGATGATCGGTACGTCTTTTTCCACTTCGTCGGGAATATGTTCACACAACAGAGCCGTCGCTCCCGATTTTACGGCAGCGACGGCGAATTTATGTCCGTCGTTATGGACTCCGGGCACGCAACAGAAGAGACTTCCCGATGTGACCTTACGGGAATCGAACTCGATAGAACGAACGATCTCATCGCTAAGTTGGCCTACGATCGCCGATACCATCCCGGAGGATTTAAGATCTTCGATTAGTTCATTAATTTTTTTCATCTCAGAGTAATCACTCTCCAGAATTCAATCTCTCTATATCCTCGACTATAGCCTTAAAGACCGGAGCGGCTATAGCTCCTCCGTAATATCGACCTTGACCAGGCTCACCAAGGACAACCAATAAGGTGTATTTCGGGGAATCGTAAGGCCAAAACCCTATGAACGATGCCACCATACGTTCCTTTGAGTATTCGCCTTTTACAGCCACCTGGGCGGTGCCGGTCTTTCCACCTATCTTAACCTCTTTGCAGTCGGCTTTTTTGCCCGTTCCCTCGACTATCACTCTTCGAAGCGTTTTTCTAAACCAATCGACGTAATGTGGAGGAAGCAAATCTCTCAGGACAACCGTTTTAGATCGATATATGGGCTTCCTCTCTCCATCCTCTACTCTGTCGACTATATGAGGGAGTAACAGCTTTCCTCCGTTTATGACGGCGTTGAAGGCTGTTATCAGTTGGATAGGCGTAACAGCTATTCCCTGTCCTATCGCTATGTTAGCGGGGATTACTCCGTACCATCTTTCTGGAGGTAGCAATAACCCGTTTTCCTCTCCGTTCAACTCTACTCCGGTTTTCTTTCCAAATCCCCAGGCTTCCAGATCTCTGTAGGCTTCGTAGGGATTGAGTTTAATGCCGATCTGAGCCATACCGACGTTGGAGGAATATATGAGAACGTCGGAAAGGTCTATCTTGCCTTTTCCGCGCCCATGAGAGTTGGAAATCCAACCGTCGGCCACCTTGATTCTGCCGTTATCTATAAACCAGGAGTTTCTTCCTACTATCTTGGACTGAAGCGCCATGGCCACAATAACAGGCTTCAAGGTAGACCCAGGTTCGTAAACCCTGCTGATACAGTTGTTAGTCATGCTATCGTTATTCAGGGTTGTCCTCTTGTTGGCGTTGAAGCTGGGCCAACTGGCCATCCCAACTATTCTTCCCGTATCGCTTTCCAGACAGAGAGCAGCACCCCATTTAACCTTTTCCTTGATTGATATATCCGAAAGTCGCTTTTCGAGAATATATTGTATACGACGATCCACTGTCAAGAAAACCTTACCTTCAGAACCACTGATCGTGGAATCTCTTCGTCCTCTGGTTTTCATAGTCCAACCGGAGGGAGTGTAAAGTACATCGTTCCACATCAGTTCCAGGCCAGCCAACCCTATCCCATCTATGTCGCAATATCCCAAAACGTGGGACAGAAGGGTCTCATTAGGATATATTCTCTTCGTCTCCTGGAGAACGTGGAGTCCATCCAGGCCCATATCGAGTATTTTCTTAGCTTTTTCGTCATCCAGCTGTCTCAGGACCCAATAAAAACGGCCTCTTTTGAGCGACGACAGGATAGCCGTCTTCTCTTTCGAGACCCACTCGCTGAGTTTATCGGCGTTATCGGTGTTCCAATCTCTGGGGTCGACATACAGGCTCGCGGTAGGGACGGAGATCGCTAAAGGCTCGCCTCTTCTATCCAAGATAGGTCCTCTAGTTGAGCAGGTTCTACCGAACCTATTGCTCTGATTTCCAAGCCTCTCTACGACCCTCTCGTCCGGCTTTATCTGAAGGACGATGATCCTGCCTATCAAACCTGCTATAACCAGAAAAAGAAGCACCCATGGAAAATTCTTTTTCATCTATAGTGCTTGTCCGGCAGAGAGCCACTCCATCTTTTGGGATCGGACATCGAGGATGCAGCCTTTCCTGAGAACTGAACCCTTATTATCCCCGCGTAGGACTCCTCCGTCATACCCAGCTTTGTGCTGGCATATCCATATACCGTCGACGGCGATTCCATGGCGAGGCATTTCTTATGGATCGACGTGACCTGAGTCTCCAAGTCGCTTACCTTCGCGGTGAGTTCGTCCAGTTCGGATTCAAGAACTAGACCATACATTCTCAGACACACCAAAGAAGAACATAGCATCATAGCCAGAACGAGGAAGAGGACAAAGACAGGGCTTATCTTGATTTTTTTCCTTCCGACACGGACGTCATCAGATCGATAACGGTCTTCTCTGGTTTTATCGTTGAAAAGCACGACAGCCCTCCTGTGTACGTCTATCCTTTGGCGAAAGCTCTAAGCTTAGCGCTTCTGGATTTGGGATTGTTCTCTATCTCCAGATCCGATGGTAACAGGGCCTTTTTAGTCAAAATAGTTCCTTCCCCCTGATCCTTCCATCCTCTGAACTTCCATTTGACTATTCTGTCCTCAAGGGAGTGATATGATACCACCACCACAACCCCACCGGGAGATATAACATCTAGGGCGGAGTTCAGTCCCTCGTCCAAGGCATCCATCTCCTTGTTTACAGCAATTCTAAGAGCCTGAAAGACCTTCCTGGCAGGATGTCCTTTAGCCTTTCTCATTACCGGAGCGGGAAGAGCCTTACGTATAACCTCTACCAGGGTATCCGTGTCCTCTATAGGACCGGTCTTTTCACGATAACGAACTATGGATTTGGCGATCGGCCAGGCAAATCGTTCCTCTCCGTATTTCCTGAAAACCTCGCTCAGCTCGGGAGCGGACAGTTCTCTGACCATATCGGCTGCGCTTTCGCCTCCGTCTTCGCGATTCATCCTCATATCCAAAGGCCCGTTCTCTCTGAAGGAAAAGCCCCTTTCCGGTAGGGATATCTGCATATTGGAGATTCCTAGATCAAAGACGACTCCTCCCACGGGGATGGCCTCCACGTCTTCGAGTAAACCCTTTAGATCGGAAAAATTGCCCTTTATGGGAATGAATCTCTCTCCGAATGGCCCCAGTCTTTCCGAGGCTATTGTCAAAGCCTGAGGGTCTCTATCTATGCCGAAGACATTTACTCCTTCTATACGATTCAGGATCGCTTCCGAATATCCCCCCAACCCTAAGGTGGCGTCTACTATAGGACCTGAGGAGCTCGTTTTTTTCAGATACTCAAGTACTTCCTCCAACATAACGGGGACATGTTCAACCTTCACTGCATCACTTCCTCGATCATCTTTCCCAGATCTCCAAGCAAGGTAGACCTTCTATCGTTCCAACGGACACGATCCCATATCTCTATGTGGTCCTCGACCCCTATAACCGAAACATCCTCTTCCAGTCCTCCATAACGACGAAGAGAGGGAGATATAAGAATACGTCCGGTTTTATCCGGTGTGATTTCGTCGGCCATGGAAAAAAGGACTCTCTTGAAGTTCCTGGATTTTTCTTTAGAAAAAGGCAGTTCATCGAAGCGAGCTACGAAAGTCTGCCAGCTATCAAGTGGATATATCGCCATGCATCTCTCTATTCCTACGGTACATACAATGGGAGATCCGAGGGCATGCCGAAAACGGGAAGGGAGGATCATCCGTCCCTTATCATCTATTTTATGGTCATAGCTCCCCAAGAACATGGCTTGTCCTCCACAACTTCCCATTTCTCTCCACGATACACCAAGTAAACAGTAGAACTTAAAGGTGAAAGAGTCAAGAGGATCATGGGCTCTCATCGGATAAAAGGGCAAAAAAAAGGACCTAGGCCTTTTTTTTACTAGGCCGTAGGTCCCGAAAAAACGGTGCTGGAGAGCCTTCCTGTAAGCCGGGTTTTGTCGTGGGTAGTCATTTATCTAGGACATCCCTCACGAGACATCTCGAGCGACCGTACCCGGAGGTCGGCGGGCCGCCTCATCCCTCCCTATTCGGTCTTGCTCCGGACGGGGTTTACCTGGCACGACAGTCACCTGCCGTCCGGTGGGCTCTTACCCCACCTTTTCACCCTTACCTCTCAAGGAGGCGGTATGTCTCTGTGGCACTGGCCTGTGGCTTACGCCAACTGGGCGTTACCCAGCGTCCTGCCCTTTGGAGCCCGGACTTTCCTCTCCCGATATTTATCGGCAGCGACTACCTGGAAGACTCTCAGGAGGCAGTATATCACATTTCAAGTAATTCGCCGACATGGTATGATTGTAGACGATAACACTATAAAGGAGGGATTCCCTTGGTCGCTAACGAGAAGGACTATGATTCACCGGAATACACGCGTTTTAAACAACAGGTCCAAAAACTAACTGGTCTAGATTTAAATTCGTACAAAAACCAAATACATCGCCGTGCTCATATGCTCATGAGCAGATGGAATTTGACCGATTACGACCAGTACTTTACCATGATCAACAAAAACGAGGATAAACTGAGGGATTTTCTCGATTATCTTACGATAAACGTATCGGAGTTCCTAAGAAATCCTCCACGATGGTGGGATTTGAGAGATCATGTAATACCCGATCTCATCAAGACCAAAGGCAGTAAAAAACTTCGTCTTTGGAGTGCCGGATCAGCAACCGGAGAGGAACCCTACTCTCTTGCGATGTTGTCCAGCGAATGCGGTCTATCCTCCGCTACTCCGGTCCATGCCAGAGATATCGACGCTGGCGCAATCGCCATAGCTCAAAGGGGGATCTATCACAAGAGACAGCTGGTAAACGTTCCTCCAGATTGGATAACAAAGTATTTCAAGGTCGTAGACGAGCAGACCTATCAGGTTAAGGACGATCTCAAAAAGAGAGTCGATTTTGCCAGATTGAACCTAATAGAGGATAGGTTTGAAAAAGATTACGATCTCATACTGTGCAGGAACGTGGTCATATACTTCAGGCCGGAGACGAAGGCGGTCCTTTATCAGAAGTTTTTCGATGCACTCAGACCGGGAGGGTATCTTCTAGTGGGATCGACGGAACAGATTTTCGAGTACAAATCCTACGGATTCGAGGCTGCAAAGCCCTTTCTTTACAGAAAACCCCTTAAATAGAAGGAAAGACCAAAAAAGCGGAGGTGGGGGGGTTTAAACCCCCCACCTCCGCTTTTTGTTTAGTGAGATCTGACGATATCCTTGATCTTCATTATGCGGCTGAGAGTCGATCGTTCCTGTTCCTCCAGCTTCATGGTGATGTACTTTATGGTCTCTATATTAGCTGGAATCAGAACGTGTTCCAACGCGTTGACCCTTCTTCGGGTCTTCTCTATCTCGGTCGACATGAGAGCTATGGCCTTTTCCTCCGCCGCAAGCTCTATGAGTTTCGGCATTATGGAGGAAAAACGCTCGAGAGCGACGTCGAGACTGCCCAGGGTTGTTGCAAAACCATAGTTTAGGGCTTTGCCTTCCTGGTCTATACCGTATTCTGGGACCACCACGCTCATGACGTTACGGTGCTCCACTGAAATACGGCACTTCGCCCCGGGTATCATAAGGGCCTGTTCCAACATGGCGGGCAAGGTCTGAGCTCTGGCGAGAAGGAAGCTTTCGTAACATTTACGGAGCTCTTCCTCCACCGCTTCGCGTTGCTCCTTGACCTTGCGGGCCTTTTCCAGAAAGGCCTTGATCAGGGCGTCCTGTTTGTCCTTCAGGAGCTTGTGGCCCCTCTTGGCCACCACCAGGTTCTTCTTGAGCCTGGAGAGCTCCATTCGGTTCGGGTTGACGTTCAGACGAGCCATGACATCACCCCGCTAAGCCTTGACTTCTTCTGCGGACTTCTGATCCTCTTTGAGAGGCAGCAGATACCTCTCTATATACTCGTCGTGGACACGTTTGAGTTCCTTGACTGGGACCATTGTGAGGAGCTCCCAGCCAAGCTGGAGGGTTTCCTCCACCGTCCGGTTTTTATACTCTCCCTGACGGACGTACTCGTCCTCGAAACGGTCGGCGAAAGAGGCGAAAGCTTTGTCGTCCTCGGACAGAGCCCCCTCTCCCAATATGACGGCCAACTCCTTGGCCTCCTTGCCCCTGGCGTAAGCTGCGAAGAGCTGATTCATCAGGTCCGCATGGTCCTCTCTGGTCTTTCCCTTGCCGATACCCTTGTCCTTGAGTCTGGACAGAGAAGGCATAACGTCCACCGGGGGATATATGCCCTTACGGTGAAGACTGGGACTGAGTATTATCTGGCCCTCGGTGATGTACCCCGTGAGGTCCGGAATCGGATGGGTCTTGTCGTTTTCCGGCATGGT encodes:
- the mraZ gene encoding division/cell wall cluster transcriptional repressor MraZ, translating into MRAHDPLDSFTFKFYCLLGVSWREMGSCGGQAMFLGSYDHKIDDKGRMILPSRFRHALGSPIVCTVGIERCMAIYPLDSWQTFVARFDELPFSKEKSRNFKRVLFSMADEITPDKTGRILISPSLRRYGGLEEDVSVIGVEDHIEIWDRVRWNDRRSTLLGDLGKMIEEVMQ
- the rsmH gene encoding 16S rRNA (cytosine(1402)-N(4))-methyltransferase RsmH — its product is MKVEHVPVMLEEVLEYLKKTSSSGPIVDATLGLGGYSEAILNRIEGVNVFGIDRDPQALTIASERLGPFGERFIPIKGNFSDLKGLLEDVEAIPVGGVVFDLGISNMQISLPERGFSFRENGPLDMRMNREDGGESAADMVRELSAPELSEVFRKYGEERFAWPIAKSIVRYREKTGPIEDTDTLVEVIRKALPAPVMRKAKGHPARKVFQALRIAVNKEMDALDEGLNSALDVISPGGVVVVVSYHSLEDRIVKWKFRGWKDQGEGTILTKKALLPSDLEIENNPKSRSAKLRAFAKG
- a CDS encoding CheR family methyltransferase; the encoded protein is MVANEKDYDSPEYTRFKQQVQKLTGLDLNSYKNQIHRRAHMLMSRWNLTDYDQYFTMINKNEDKLRDFLDYLTINVSEFLRNPPRWWDLRDHVIPDLIKTKGSKKLRLWSAGSATGEEPYSLAMLSSECGLSSATPVHARDIDAGAIAIAQRGIYHKRQLVNVPPDWITKYFKVVDEQTYQVKDDLKKRVDFARLNLIEDRFEKDYDLILCRNVVIYFRPETKAVLYQKFFDALRPGGYLLVGSTEQIFEYKSYGFEAAKPFLYRKPLK
- a CDS encoding UDP-N-acetylmuramoyl-L-alanyl-D-glutamate--2,6-diaminopimelate ligase, which gives rise to MKKINELIEDLKSSGMVSAIVGQLSDEIVRSIEFDSRKVTSGSLFCCVPGVHNDGHKFAVAAVKSGATALLCEHIPDEVEKDVPIILTPDARSALGAIASSFHDHPSESLSMIGVTGTNGKSTTTYMIRSIMRGRGKVGLLGTITYDDGNKEIEADRTTPEGSEIQSFLSEMVRSCCNGCIMETSSHGLVQGRLSGCLFDVAVFTNLTPEHLDFHGDMERYFEAKKSLFTRYMKPDCKKIFNLDDPYGKRLLRECAGSDVVTYSSKSSSATVTGSDIALDVGGVLFDLTIEGRTNRVRLPLIGGYNVSNALAAAAACYSMGFSYDEIQHGLENMPQVPGRMERYIFEKKGCAIVDYAHTPDALSNLLSAAREICKGRLIGVFGLGGERFRGNRWAMGEIAAQKADHLVLTMDNPRGEDPLSIVGDILEGVRKVEGNSYDVVIDRKDAIYKALDMSKEGDLVVISGKGPEKYILIKGKKTPYSDSESVRSWGKDRGIPWK
- a CDS encoding UDP-N-acetylmuramoyl-tripeptide--D-alanyl-D-alanine ligase encodes the protein MSQKSQSWSKYASLAEGTLKGDDGEFSGLIRVDSRKIEEGDLFVALPGNNVDGHDFILNAVSRGAHCALVSPSWREKIKDLPLGFRVIEVDDPEQGLIRIAQHRLKDLKNVIAVTGSVGKTSTREMIFLALGGTSSGVYRARSSHNTRIGCALTAAEMPENTSVLVLEMGTNHPGEISEMVDLYPVDTAVITEVVPAHLEGLGTLEGVLEAKLEILESKKLRKVIFNGDNSILSSAVEKRSLCENWQALSVGSSGNYVLRDIRLDWKERPVLSMSIGRDLDRSFYGIKANVAGIHNASLLGMAWATAVESGISPEEASIRLSSIKPYHGRGVLKDRGGVWVLDESYNANPKSMEAMLDLVAQSPFPREKRILVLGEMGELGKGALSFHEDILKKALPLGRVLLLGPIWARLKPSIKVYEDIESLSSDLKGFLSEGYFVAIKGSRSNGLERLMEIFP
- a CDS encoding phospho-N-acetylmuramoyl-pentapeptide-transferase → MTIGLLIWGLVLFFFSILAQSRWIVWLKRRDFKLAQKSYGPARGEEKSKTPSLGGAVFMITALPSILIGWALGDGSLIFQILLWSLPLASGGIGLWDDILKYSRSSSEGLSSLQKLSAQVLISLIWSVVVQRYLGIAVLPGVYLSPMLSVLICSFLVVSMLNGVNVTDGLDGLAAGASSISLIFICTVASAGISGVAAGLAMTLGFLWYNSFPARIFMGDCGSHFLGGLLVSISVCGGGLLYVVPAGALFGVEILSVAIQIVAIRVFSKKVFKMSPIHHHFELSGWSEVQIVLRFWIVHLVGIVTLFLFGMGLGLHF
- a CDS encoding peptidoglycan D,D-transpeptidase FtsI family protein, which codes for MKKNFPWVLLFLVIAGLIGRIIVLQIKPDERVVERLGNQSNRFGRTCSTRGPILDRRGEPLAISVPTASLYVDPRDWNTDNADKLSEWVSKEKTAILSSLKRGRFYWVLRQLDDEKAKKILDMGLDGLHVLQETKRIYPNETLLSHVLGYCDIDGIGLAGLELMWNDVLYTPSGWTMKTRGRRDSTISGSEGKVFLTVDRRIQYILEKRLSDISIKEKVKWGAALCLESDTGRIVGMASWPSFNANKRTTLNNDSMTNNCISRVYEPGSTLKPVIVAMALQSKIVGRNSWFIDNGRIKVADGWISNSHGRGKGKIDLSDVLIYSSNVGMAQIGIKLNPYEAYRDLEAWGFGKKTGVELNGEENGLLLPPERWYGVIPANIAIGQGIAVTPIQLITAFNAVINGGKLLLPHIVDRVEDGERKPIYRSKTVVLRDLLPPHYVDWFRKTLRRVIVEGTGKKADCKEVKIGGKTGTAQVAVKGEYSKERMVASFIGFWPYDSPKYTLLVVLGEPGQGRYYGGAIAAPVFKAIVEDIERLNSGE
- the murD gene encoding UDP-N-acetylmuramoyl-L-alanine--D-glutamate ligase, with amino-acid sequence MKDLFGKKITVLGAGISGEALASCAVRSGASVFVTESKADIPEERRLGLKDMGVDFEIGGHSSKALECDLMLVSSGVSPTAPLLLEARDAGIEVMGEVDFVLPNLDGKVIAVTGTNGKTTTTSLIAHLLKVSGVDALTLGNIGSPLGDFACKRRGVFVIELSSFQLHWTEKAEFDISVVTNIAPDHIDWHRSYENYISAKKKAISHRRDTGWSIVQERDRSLLGGQGDPRTIGLTFENDLKKDGIYIGDEKATAVIEGIRHDLFKSGQVPLLGGHNIENAAMAATACILTSCKETDWSIGLASYKAPPHRCQFIVEKNGISYVDDSKGTNVASTCTALRSIPGGKVVILGGKGKGESYRDLALAVKDNCRYAILLGEERFAIAEALKEQNVNDWEIVQSMEEAVIEASGRAKRGDTVLLSPACTSWDMYGSYKERGDHFSGLAKAIEGTDVES
- a CDS encoding V-type ATP synthase subunit D; its protein translation is MARLNVNPNRMELSRLKKNLVVAKRGHKLLKDKQDALIKAFLEKARKVKEQREAVEEELRKCYESFLLARAQTLPAMLEQALMIPGAKCRISVEHRNVMSVVVPEYGIDQEGKALNYGFATTLGSLDVALERFSSIMPKLIELAAEEKAIALMSTEIEKTRRRVNALEHVLIPANIETIKYITMKLEEQERSTLSRIMKIKDIVRSH